Within the Hevea brasiliensis isolate MT/VB/25A 57/8 chromosome 2, ASM3005281v1, whole genome shotgun sequence genome, the region GCATCCTATCAAAGATTAAGGTTCTCTCTATTGAAGCTTATGAGTAAAGATCATATACATTAAAACCCatcaaaattaaaattctaaaacaaGTTATCAAAAGTCTTTAGCTGCTAAAATCATAGTTGTCAAACTCAAAACCCACCATTTATGGTAATTTTGGCAACACAAGATATATCCCAAGTATGTTTCATGGAAGATACTTGTTACGAAGTAGCTTCTTTTCCAGCATGTAAGAGAAGATCCATATAAAGTTTTACCCAAGGGGATCATAGCAGGCTAATGAACATGAAGAATATAAAATCTCTACTTGGGAAGATTCTCTAATGCCCATATCAAATTCAAAGTGTTTCTTCAACAATCCTTACTCGCTGCGAGTCTGCAACATATGCAGTATCATTATCATCATTATCTGCCACTCGCGACATTAATCCCCTTGAGGAGCTCTTAGCTTCCTATGCTGCCATCGATAAGTCTCATGTTATAACAAACAcacaaatctaaggcacacacacaaatcgTACAATTACACAGTATTAAAAATAGAAGAAGAATAACATAGGATTTAACGTGATTCAACTGTAAGGTCTACGTTCACggacaagacaagagaaaaagtttcactataatgaaaagagcaagatacaatcaattagaactctcaaaccctaaccacagtgtgtttctcgaatatctcacaactctaccgcaaagagtagaatattacaatatttatactggtccataccGCCCGCACCCCCAAGGAGATCAGTGGTGAGCTTCGGGCCTGGGCCTATCAGCTCGTGCCCTCCGCTACCACCacaaatctcactttttatcccaattggATCGTATTGTGAAACTTTTGGGTCGctataaaaaatatatccaaaattcaagccacaaaaataacaTCTCACCTAAGAAGTATCAGTTAGTGAAATTGCAAAAGCAGGCCCGTAGTAGCTATAAAAATGCAGCTGCAAGAATTTAAGCAGCTTATTAGCAactacctactttataaaaagagagtcacatttagtgactttcaaaagtgggcaacatagaagccaaatcgacttcctcttaactaggaagacaaatagagctctatgcaaggattgcaaggtcattctaggagaggctttaacaagtcaacatcggttggtggtcttggatgtcaagtttaggaacaattcaagtaaggtcagaagaaatagtgtagctcgaacaaagtggtgggagttcaaaggagtaaagcaagtgaagttcaaaaatgagcttctcgagtccgaagtatggaagctggatatggaggccaatgatatgtggatacagatggcatcaaatattagagaagtagctggaaaagtacttggagagtctaaaggacatggaccaccctcaaaagagagatactggtggaatgagaaagtacaaaaggcagtgaagagaaaaaggaaatggtataagaaattacctaaatgtgataataattgggcatatgaacagtacaagatagcaaagaaagaggcaaaaaaggcagttagtcaagcaagagcataggcctttgaaaagttatatgagaaacttggaactaaagaaggggagaaagatatttatagattagcaaggaggagagaaaggaattgtcaagatctcaatcaagttaggtgcattaaggataaagaaggaaaagtgttggtgaaagatgaggacattaaagaaagatggagaaattattttaatgatctctttaataatagtcaaaatggtaatagcgtgaatatagattatagaacaatagaaaagaatgtgaattatagtagaaggattagatctttagaagtaaaggaagcacttaagagaataaaagtgggtaaagcctgtggacccgatgaagtatttgggagatatgggagtggcatggttaactaaattatttaataagattctaaactcaaagaaaatgcctgatgaatggagaaagagtattttagtacctatttttaaaaataagggagacatacaaagttgctcaaactataggagaattaaactcatgagccatactatgaagttgtgggagagagttgtggagcatcgactacgtcatgatacttctatctctctcaatcaatttggtttcatgcccgatcgttcaactatggaagcgatctttctcattagaagcttgatggagaaatatagagatgtgaagaaagatttactcatggtttttattgatttggagaaggcttatgatagtgttccaagagaggtcttatggaatgtgttagaacagaagagggtatctattaggtacatataagtattgaaagatatgtatgaaggagcaactactattgtgcgcacagtgggaggggacacaagagattttctgatCTCAATTAGATTACACCAAAGATCAGCCATAAGcgcttacctttttacattagttttagatgaactgataaaacatatacaagagagtattcattGGTGCataatgtttgcggatgatattgttctgatagatgagacacgagaaggagttaatagaaagctagaactttggagaagtactctagagtcaaagagttttaagttaagtagaacgaagacagaatacatgcattgcaagttcagtgaaggccaaactggtgatagggaaggagttagtttgaatggagtgatactgccccaaagtaatcactttaaatatctaggctcagtccttcaagtagatgggggatgtgaggaggatgttagtcataggattaaagccggatggttgaagtggagacgtgccacgagagttttatgtgatcgtaagattcccaataaattaaaaggaaaattttcttTGTCTGACCATAAgatggctatgttatatggtagtgagtgttgggcactgaaagagtcgtatgcatctaaaataagagttgcagagatgagaatgttaaggtggatgagtggccatactagactagataaagtccgtaatgagagtattagagaaaaggtaggagtggtgccaattgaagataagttgagagaagggagattgagttggtttggtcatgtgaagcgtagacatacgaaggctccagttagacaagtaaagcacattaggttaaaagatagaaaaaaaaaaaggggtagacctaaattgacttggaggagagtagtacaacatgacctaaaagcattacacatttctgaggatttaacccaaaatcattcagagtgaagaaagcgaatccatatagccgactccaaatttttgggataaaggcttagttgagttgtatTAGCAAAGTTTAATCAATGTTAAGCCAAATTAATCCCAAATATCTTCCGCCATGATGCAGTGTTGTCATTTTCAACTATTAAACTtttttaattatatcaatttattccatgaatttttttttattgaacatgcttgataaaaaaaaaaatgaaattgaatgAACTGAAAAAGTTTTTTAACCAATGATTCCAATATGATGCTCTTAaaagaattaaaatatttttttagaaaaaaaaataattaatatattattttgacCAAAACTAGAACGTATCATGTTAATTAAACGCCTCAAACGCGAGGTGCAACAAAGAAAGCGTCTTGGAACTGCTGCAGTAGGCAACCTAATCCAAGTGCTCTAAGTTACTAGGTGCACCCAGTGAGGTCACAGCTTATAATCCATTATATAGATGTAGCCTcgaaataagaagaagaagaagaagaagcagaagaagaagaagaacctaGGTTGCTGCTCGAACTCATAGGCTTCCCCAGATCCCAGGATTCGTGTGGGTAGGGATGGTGATGGCTGATATATTTTTTGAAGTATCGATCCGATCAAACCTTTAAAATAGTAGTGTAGTATATAATGTGCAgacttaaatttaataaataataaatgtatttaATTTagattgaataaatatattattaaattttatttagataaataattaattaaatataatatatatttaaaataaatataatttaaatattttatataattgttaaatttaaaaatataaattatatatatatatatcattaattaaaatatataaagctAAATGAGTTTAGtaatatttgaataatataattaaatttaaagtaAATTCAAATAGTTTCTGATGAATTTTCATCAAATTCGTTACGAATTTCAGTATTGAAAATATTAATCCCTAATTGTAAAATTTCTTCCATGTTAGAGAGGAAGAAATGTGCTTCTGTGGTTAATTAACAAGTGAGTTTTATTCTCCATAAAAATCTTTaatttaaagttaaaaaaaataattctttactttaataaattaaattgttttatttttatgtaatttaacaatcattaatattataaaaacaatttaaaaaattgtAATCACTTATTTTTACAATCATTAATATTCTACGTTCTAGCATATTACAATTtagagtttaaaaaaaaaaaaaaaaactctaggaTTCGTGTTTCATATCCTAATTCTTCTATTTGTGAAATTTGAATGCATGAATaatagaatgagaaatttcagttCACCATGCATAAGCTTGATCTTATAAACCCTAAAACTTTCACTTCCTAGATTATGAAAACACTATATTCAGCATAAAAAGTAACGTATGCTATCTTCTATATATACAATGCCAAAAGTGGATATTAGTAGAAATGTCTTATTTAcgatatattatatttatttatacatACATGTGAATATGAGTTAATtttgacaagaataataattactgtaattatattaaattaatctcctataatcatactAATTATTATGGTTATACTAAACAAATCTCTTATAATCATTCTATAATCATAGGAAAGAAAAAGGCTGGGAAAAGGACTGTACCATCGCCTAGGATCCCACAATATATAACAAGGAGAACAAAAAGTAAGGACGTTTCTTTTGGTCATATATAGAGATATACATATAAACGATGTGCCAAACTAAAAGAGAAATTATCACCAATTGACTAGTGCTGCAGCCATTCCTGGATTGCCGATCGAAGTGCTTTGTTGGGCACGAGATTGTAGTGTGCAAGCTTATGGTGGGTCATGGGCGAAGTGTCATGTCCACTGTCCAGCCATCCTCTTATAGCCTCTGCTTCGTAAGTATAACCATCAGCTGCTATATGTGGATCTTGCATCACTTCCTGCATGTTTAATTGCCAAAAAGAGATCAGTTAATTGATTACTCCAGGTTTTTTCACTTTGAACTTCAAGCCTTGGATGCAGAGTCTGGATTTGATCTGATGATCAAGGTTTAGTATGGCTTGCCTGGAAAATTGGGCATATAAAATATTGAGGAGGTTGGCAGCGCTCTTCTGAACCTCGCCGCGGAAGCATGATGACCCTCCACATGAAGCTCTCATTGATTCAAGTACCCTTCCTACTTCTGATGCAAGATCTGGCCGGCTCTTTCGATTCATATCACAACACCTCAGTGCCAAGTGGGCCAACTGTTCTGCTTGCACAAATGGCCAGTCTCCAGCCAAAGGATCCAAGAGGATTTTCAAGTTTCCTTTATCTAATGCATACTGCACCTCCTTTGTTATCCCAAATGCCGGTCTTCCAGTCAACAACCTTAGCAATATAATCCCAAATGAATAAACATCTGATTTTGGAGTAAGCTCTCCTGAGGTAAGAAACTCGGGATCCATGTATGGGATAGTGCCTTTGGGGACAGTTCTCCAACATATGCTTGAGCCTTCATTTTGAGAAAGTTGATGACTGATTCCAAAGTCACTTAGTTTACTCACAAAATTGGCATCAAGTAGTATGTTAGCAGGTTTTAGATCGGCGTGCACTATGCAGTGGGGTTTACTGGAGTGAAGAAAGATAAGGACAGAGCATAACTCAGTGGCGATGCGTATTCGAGTTTGCCAAGACAAAGGAGGAGAATTATCCCTGCAGTTCAGTCGGTCTTCGAGGCTTCCATTGGGAAGATACTCATAGATAAGAGTCCAAGTTTCTGGACAAGCCCCAATAAGAGTGATAAGATTTCGATGCCTCATCTTGCTCAAAACACCAACCTGATATGCAACCAATGGACATCATGCAGTGCCAACAACAAATATTAAATTCAATTTCAGTCTTCCATAGTGTAGGTGTGGATGCTTTCCCTTCTTTGGTGAACAGACTATTATAAAAGAACACACGTGCTTAACTTCTTAATGTTCAAATCTTACTTGCCTGTCATTCAAAACCTATTCAACTTGGACATACAAAACTGGTTAGCACTATATCGTTGTAACTGAAACAAAGCAACAATGCTGAATTATACAGTACAAGTTTTCAGACGACAAAGCAGTTGCATTACTGCGCCTTTGCCCAAGATAGTTTAGTAATTTCTAAATAGTTTGAAGGATTTTTCTTACTTAGATTCGTATGTATACGGGCTCAAAGTGAGTGAAGTTcttctattaaatatatatagtCTACGTCAATAGTCGAGTTAGATAATTAACTTtaaagtattataaattaatttattaattatctatattcactaataattaaaaaatatattatatatacttaaaatatattataaaatgttTTATTTTTAAGTGTTACCcttgaaaaataatataaatttattaagttattaattcaATCTATTTTACTCATCAATTTTTTAAACATTTTTCaaacatattttaaatttaagtaaaaattaaataaaattaaacattttatttaaattgaatgatCAACAAATAGAAAaactattaattaaatttatatgagataataaatagtatttaacttataatatatatatatatattaatttaaactactaataattatatttttatgtattataaaaatattaacgaCTAATTTGTAACAACAACATTCGTAGTAATTTTAATATAGATTTGCAACCTATGGTTAACAGAAAACCAATGCCATAATATGCTGCATAAATGTAAAAAATAAGAGATGAGCAAACTTAGAAAGAGCTCAAAAACTTGATAGAATCATACCTCCTGTTGATATTCTGCAGGTCCTTGAGAGCTATGAGAGCTCAGCACCTTTATAGCCACTTGGCGGTGACCTAACAGACCTTTATAAATGTTACCATATCCCCCTTCCCCAATCTTGAGTGATGGATTAAAGTTCTGCGTTGCTTCTTCAATCTCTGAGAAAGAGAACTCAGAGAACTGTGGAATGTGCCTCAGCTCCTCTGCTTCTTTG harbors:
- the LOC110660638 gene encoding LOW QUALITY PROTEIN: U-box domain-containing protein 33-like (The sequence of the model RefSeq protein was modified relative to this genomic sequence to represent the inferred CDS: inserted 1 base in 1 codon), with product MAVVSPAPEITQQVIPINLPGYRVPGNMAATRKKVKEPVAPVIKEKIYVAVGKNLRENKSLLTWALQRSEGKKICILHVHQPAQMIPTLMGPKFHASTLEEGEVKAYREFERQDMHKILYEYHLLCWRMGVETEKLHIETDLSIEKGILELISELGIRKLVMGAAADKRYSKNMNIKSKKAISVLRQAPAYCHIWFICKQHLIYTKEGTWDANGAELRSSPQQVSPNTETEQSNHLTSKSNILERKNLSNPALESQIADADLMVKELEQKITSSEELLQNYKKERDELQIERDNSLKEAEELRHIPQFSEFSFSEIEEATQNFNPSLKIGEGGYGNIYKGLLGHRQVAIKVLSSHSSQGPAEYQQEVGVLSKMRHRNLITLIGACPETWTLIYEYLPNGSLEDRLNCRDNSPPLSWQTRIRIATELCSVLIFLHSSKPHCIVHADLKPANILLDANFVSKLSDFGISHQLSQNEGSSICWRTVPKGTIPYMDPEFLTSGELTPKSDVYSFGIILLRLLTGRPAFGITKEVQYALDKGNLKILLDPLAGDWPFVQAEQLAHLALRCCDMNRKSRPDLASEVGRVLESMRASCGGSSCFRGEXSEERCQPPQYFICPIFQEVMQDPHIAADGYTYEAEAIRGWLDSGHDTSPMTHHKLAHYNLVPNKALRSAIQEWLQH